In Sagittula stellata E-37, a single genomic region encodes these proteins:
- a CDS encoding zinc ABC transporter substrate-binding protein translates to MSRTLLFGTVSAIGIATSAAADVPKVATDIAPVHSLVAMVMGDLGSPDLLVQPGASPHGYSMRPSEAQALEAANLVFWIGEGLEPWLEGPLEALASDAQVVELIGVEGVTELEVREGATFEKHSHDDDEHHDDEDHAEEHGHDDHDDRREETHAEAHEDHDDHDHDDHAHEEAHEEDHHHNGGHDPHAWLDPENARVWLGVIAAELSELDPENAETYSANAAAGQQLIDASINDVMASLQPVRGKAFVVFHDAYQYFENRFDFPAAGSIRVGDSSDPSPARIQEIHDKVQELGITCAFSEPQFNASMIDTVFRGSEATVGVLDPLGADLEPGADLYPQLIRNLGSNLAECLGAS, encoded by the coding sequence ATGTCCCGTACCCTGCTTTTCGGAACCGTCTCGGCCATCGGCATCGCCACCTCCGCTGCGGCGGACGTCCCGAAGGTCGCCACCGATATCGCGCCTGTTCATTCGCTTGTTGCAATGGTGATGGGCGATCTCGGCAGCCCGGATCTGCTGGTGCAGCCGGGCGCCTCGCCGCATGGCTATTCCATGCGTCCCTCGGAGGCGCAAGCTCTGGAGGCGGCCAATCTGGTCTTCTGGATCGGCGAAGGGCTGGAGCCTTGGCTGGAAGGTCCGTTGGAGGCGCTGGCCTCGGATGCGCAGGTCGTTGAGCTGATCGGAGTCGAAGGGGTGACCGAGCTGGAGGTGCGCGAAGGCGCAACATTTGAAAAGCACAGCCACGATGACGACGAGCACCACGATGACGAGGATCATGCGGAAGAGCACGGGCACGACGATCATGACGACCGCCGCGAGGAAACGCACGCCGAGGCGCATGAGGATCACGATGACCACGATCACGACGACCACGCGCATGAAGAGGCGCATGAAGAAGACCACCATCACAATGGTGGCCACGACCCGCACGCATGGCTTGATCCGGAGAATGCGCGCGTCTGGCTGGGTGTGATTGCCGCTGAGCTCTCCGAACTGGACCCGGAAAATGCCGAAACCTACAGTGCGAATGCCGCGGCAGGTCAGCAGCTGATCGACGCGTCGATCAATGATGTGATGGCCAGCCTCCAACCAGTCCGGGGCAAGGCCTTCGTGGTCTTCCACGATGCCTACCAGTATTTTGAGAACCGGTTCGATTTCCCGGCCGCGGGCTCGATCCGCGTGGGCGACAGCTCCGACCCCAGCCCGGCCCGCATTCAGGAAATCCATGACAAGGTTCAGGAACTGGGCATCACCTGCGCCTTCTCCGAGCCGCAGTTCAACGCCAGCATGATTGACACCGTGTTCCGGGGCAGTGAGGCGACCGTCGGTGTTCTTGATCCGCTGGGCGCCGATCTGGAACCGGGCGCCGACCTCTATCCACAACTGATCCGCAACCTTGGTTCAAATCTTGCCGAGTGCCTGGGCGCATCCTGA
- a CDS encoding DUF1007 family protein, with amino-acid sequence MRILISLLAVVILVTSFPSRPQAHPHVFVDVTGSFVLNDSGQLEAVRIHWLYDAFTTLMAMQNLGLDPDRDGKLDESDLRRVIEGETDWAPDYEGDTYLLIDGEKVRLSRPQKAWAEAPGDQIGVGFTLSLSKPIDMNGRTATLELYDPIYYYAYTVTDKSAVEGPVGTCRFEIIHFDPDEEIAKLQDQLRALSREEIPENPNVGGLFAEKLELTCP; translated from the coding sequence ATGCGCATCCTCATCTCCCTCCTCGCCGTCGTGATCCTCGTGACCAGTTTCCCCTCCAGACCACAGGCCCATCCGCATGTTTTCGTGGATGTGACCGGCAGCTTCGTCTTGAATGACAGCGGCCAGCTGGAGGCGGTGCGCATCCACTGGCTTTACGATGCCTTCACGACGCTCATGGCCATGCAGAACCTCGGGCTTGATCCCGACAGGGACGGCAAGCTCGACGAGTCCGATCTGCGCCGCGTCATCGAGGGTGAGACTGACTGGGCACCGGACTACGAAGGTGATACCTACCTCCTCATCGACGGCGAAAAGGTCCGTTTGTCGCGTCCGCAGAAGGCCTGGGCGGAGGCGCCCGGCGACCAGATCGGCGTTGGCTTCACTCTCTCTTTGAGCAAGCCCATCGACATGAACGGACGCACTGCGACGCTCGAACTATACGATCCGATCTACTATTACGCCTACACCGTGACGGACAAAAGCGCGGTCGAGGGACCGGTGGGTACCTGTCGTTTCGAGATCATCCACTTCGATCCCGATGAAGAAATTGCCAAGCTGCAAGACCAGCTGCGGGCACTGTCACGAGAAGAAATCCCGGAGAACCCCAATGTGGGCGGGCTGTTTGCCGAAAAACTCGAACTGACATGTCCCTGA
- a CDS encoding nickel/cobalt transporter, producing the protein MSLTRIALILLTVVAAVVLLVTLVDTTRLTWWAAQAQREIQNTMATGVRAVQRGDAGALPSLCGLTFTYGVVHALGPGHGKVLLGGTALASRAQMRRLTVLTLLSSLGQSLTAILLVLIGIGLIRVTSEQLVGLTEEALAPLSYLFIGSIGLWLAFRGACALWRQRGVQAQHKHGHEHIHAACGCGHAHGPELSDIREEMSLREMSALVISIAMRPCSGALFLLVICWHFDILPAGIIATFSMGLGTATFNLGVAGAGLGLGRLAMRLDPNGKLSLAAPVMQVFAGLLIVTAVAALLRPFV; encoded by the coding sequence ATGTCCCTGACACGCATCGCCTTGATCTTGCTCACTGTTGTCGCGGCGGTTGTCCTTCTGGTGACTCTGGTGGATACCACGCGGCTGACGTGGTGGGCGGCACAGGCACAGCGGGAGATCCAGAACACCATGGCCACCGGCGTTCGCGCCGTGCAACGCGGCGATGCGGGCGCTTTGCCGTCCTTGTGCGGCCTGACGTTTACCTATGGTGTGGTCCATGCTCTCGGTCCCGGGCACGGCAAGGTGCTCTTGGGCGGAACGGCGCTGGCCAGTCGCGCGCAGATGCGTCGACTGACGGTGCTGACCCTACTGTCCAGCCTCGGGCAGTCGCTCACCGCGATCCTGCTTGTCCTGATTGGCATCGGCCTGATCCGCGTGACCAGCGAGCAATTGGTTGGCCTGACCGAGGAGGCGCTGGCCCCGCTCAGCTATCTGTTCATCGGGTCGATTGGTCTGTGGCTTGCCTTCCGTGGCGCGTGTGCGCTGTGGCGGCAGCGCGGGGTTCAGGCGCAGCATAAGCATGGCCACGAGCACATCCATGCCGCCTGCGGCTGTGGCCATGCGCATGGCCCTGAGCTTTCCGACATCCGCGAGGAGATGAGCCTGCGCGAGATGAGCGCCCTCGTGATCAGCATCGCCATGCGACCTTGCTCCGGTGCGCTCTTCCTTCTGGTGATCTGCTGGCATTTCGACATCCTGCCCGCAGGGATCATCGCGACCTTTTCCATGGGCCTTGGAACGGCAACCTTCAACCTTGGTGTTGCAGGTGCCGGGCTTGGCCTCGGGCGGCTGGCGATGCGCCTCGACCCCAATGGCAAGCTGAGCCTCGCCGCACCCGTGATGCAGGTGTTTGCCGGCCTGCTGATCGTGACGGCGGTTGCGGCACTGCTGCGGCCCTTCGTTTAG
- a CDS encoding GlxA family transcriptional regulator: protein MSHTSSSRSERRRSVALIVYPGFKTLEATGPLSVLGYASQHLAAQGFGGGYDVSIAAPRTGMIPSDTVVSLEAKVALRDLGACDTVMIAGAPRIEEVLDAEPEVVRWCRQFGRKTTRCAALCTGSFFLAEAGVMDGQRAATHWNYAARMRQRFPDVMVDADAIFAQAGSFWTSAGVTAAIDLALAFVEQDYGRDIALAVARDMVMYLKRPGGQSQFSTLLTGQSAGASGMGDVLTWMNARLDQALTLEDIARAAGISVRSLTRGFTAEFGASPMATLERLRCDRAKTLLLDTDLPLKTVAFRAGFQSDEQMRKAFRRRFSLSPRDYRARFATAGSEQA, encoded by the coding sequence ATGTCTCATACGAGCAGCAGCCGCTCTGAGCGCCGTCGCAGCGTCGCACTGATCGTCTATCCCGGTTTCAAAACGCTGGAAGCCACCGGCCCGCTCAGCGTGCTGGGTTATGCGTCGCAACACCTCGCGGCGCAGGGCTTCGGGGGCGGTTACGATGTGAGCATCGCCGCGCCGCGCACCGGGATGATCCCTTCGGACACTGTTGTCTCGCTGGAGGCGAAGGTCGCCCTGCGCGATCTCGGGGCCTGCGACACGGTGATGATCGCAGGCGCGCCACGCATCGAAGAGGTGCTCGACGCGGAGCCGGAGGTGGTGCGCTGGTGTCGCCAATTCGGGCGCAAAACAACGCGTTGTGCCGCGCTCTGCACCGGATCGTTTTTTCTGGCGGAGGCGGGTGTTATGGATGGCCAGCGCGCTGCGACCCATTGGAACTACGCCGCGCGGATGCGTCAGCGCTTTCCGGATGTGATGGTCGATGCGGATGCGATCTTTGCGCAGGCGGGCAGTTTCTGGACCTCGGCGGGGGTGACGGCGGCGATTGATCTGGCCCTGGCCTTTGTCGAACAAGACTACGGCCGGGATATCGCGCTGGCCGTGGCGCGCGACATGGTCATGTATCTCAAGCGTCCGGGTGGTCAGTCGCAGTTCAGTACACTGCTTACCGGCCAGTCCGCCGGTGCGTCGGGCATGGGCGATGTGCTGACGTGGATGAACGCACGGCTGGATCAGGCTCTGACGCTGGAAGACATCGCCCGCGCCGCCGGAATAAGCGTGCGCAGCCTGACGCGCGGGTTCACTGCTGAATTCGGGGCCTCGCCGATGGCCACGCTGGAGCGGCTGCGCTGTGACCGCGCCAAGACGCTTCTGCTCGATACGGATTTGCCCCTGAAGACCGTGGCCTTCCGCGCCGGGTTCCAGTCGGATGAGCAGATGCGCAAGGCCTTCCGCCGCCGCTTCTCGCTCTCGCCGCGCGACTACCGCGCACGCTTTGCGACAGCGGGATCGGAACAGGCCTAA
- a CDS encoding S-(hydroxymethyl)glutathione dehydrogenase/class III alcohol dehydrogenase — translation MKTRAAVAWEANRPLEIEEIDLDGPKEGEVLIRIVTTSLCHTDMFTLSGADPEGLFPAVLGHEAVGIVEELGRGVTSLKPGDHVIPLYTPEDPNCPYIKSGKTNLCQTIRKTQGQGLMPDGTSRFSYKGKMIHHYMGTSTFSEYTVLPEIAVAKISKEAPLAKASVMGCAVPTGIGAVRNTAKVEPGATVAVFGLGAVGMAVIQGAKMQGASRIIGIDTNPNKFALARSLGAHDCIDPKDFTQPIQDVIVEMTDGGVDYSFECIGNVNVMRSALECCHKGWGECTVIGVAGAGEEIATRPFQLVTGRVWRGSAFGGVLGRSQLPGMVDEWLRGNFDVDPYITHNMTHEQINTAFDLLHAGKSIRSVIHFQPSETMLVNDLPGVIVPA, via the coding sequence ATGAAAACCCGTGCCGCCGTTGCCTGGGAGGCAAACCGTCCGCTGGAGATCGAAGAGATCGATCTGGACGGTCCCAAAGAGGGCGAAGTCCTTATTCGCATCGTCACGACAAGCCTGTGCCATACCGATATGTTCACCCTGTCCGGTGCCGATCCCGAGGGGCTGTTTCCGGCTGTGCTCGGCCACGAGGCTGTCGGGATCGTCGAAGAGTTAGGTCGCGGCGTGACCTCGCTCAAGCCCGGCGATCACGTGATCCCGCTTTACACCCCCGAAGACCCGAACTGCCCCTACATCAAGTCCGGCAAGACCAACCTGTGCCAGACCATCCGCAAGACCCAAGGTCAGGGCCTCATGCCCGACGGCACCTCGCGGTTCAGCTACAAGGGAAAGATGATCCATCACTATATGGGCACCTCGACCTTCAGCGAGTACACTGTTCTGCCCGAGATTGCCGTGGCGAAGATCTCCAAGGAGGCACCGCTGGCCAAGGCATCGGTCATGGGCTGCGCCGTGCCGACAGGCATCGGCGCCGTGCGCAATACCGCCAAGGTGGAACCGGGCGCGACGGTCGCGGTCTTCGGCCTCGGCGCGGTGGGCATGGCGGTGATCCAGGGGGCAAAGATGCAAGGCGCGTCGCGCATCATCGGCATCGACACGAACCCCAACAAATTCGCGCTGGCGCGGTCGCTCGGGGCACATGACTGCATCGACCCCAAGGATTTCACCCAACCCATTCAGGATGTTATAGTCGAGATGACGGACGGTGGCGTCGATTATTCCTTTGAGTGCATCGGCAACGTCAACGTCATGCGTTCGGCGCTGGAATGCTGCCACAAGGGGTGGGGCGAATGCACCGTGATCGGCGTGGCCGGCGCGGGCGAAGAGATCGCCACGCGGCCGTTCCAGTTGGTTACAGGCCGTGTCTGGCGCGGGTCGGCCTTTGGCGGCGTGTTGGGGCGCAGCCAGCTGCCCGGCATGGTGGATGAATGGCTCCGGGGGAACTTCGACGTCGATCCCTACATCACCCACAACATGACGCATGAGCAGATCAACACGGCGTTCGATCTTCTCCATGCGGGCAAGTCGATCCGCTCGGTCATCCATTTCCAGCCGTCCGAGACGATGCTGGTCAATGACTTGCCCGGGGTGATCGTACCTGCCTAA
- a CDS encoding helix-turn-helix domain-containing protein, translated as MTAISPDRLIELRKLRGLGRPKLAKLSGLSERQIARLEGALPMKDAPSAKMLTQLSDALRVEPGAFSGDAPLTDSDFDFTHGKSCSCC; from the coding sequence ATGACCGCGATTTCTCCCGACCGATTGATCGAACTCCGCAAGCTGCGCGGCTTGGGGCGTCCGAAGCTGGCGAAGCTCTCCGGCCTCTCGGAACGACAGATCGCGCGCCTTGAAGGGGCCTTGCCGATGAAGGACGCGCCGAGCGCAAAGATGTTGACGCAGCTGTCCGATGCCCTTCGCGTAGAGCCGGGGGCCTTTTCAGGTGACGCGCCGCTGACCGACTCAGATTTCGACTTTACCCACGGCAAATCCTGTAGCTGCTGCTGA
- a CDS encoding single-stranded DNA-binding protein: MQNMVILAGNIGQTPEIRTTQSGTKITNFSLATSRPRLSEGRVMRDENGYRVMDTEWHRITCFNGLGKTVAEHCEMGMKVLVHGRIHYTKWIGSMGNDRYGCEIIAEKVDFLSRPKSAENENPELVDRDDEIPF, translated from the coding sequence ATGCAGAACATGGTTATCCTCGCCGGCAACATCGGTCAGACCCCCGAAATCCGCACCACCCAGAGCGGTACCAAGATCACCAACTTTAGCCTCGCCACCTCGCGCCCCCGCCTCTCGGAAGGCCGTGTGATGCGCGACGAGAACGGCTACCGGGTCATGGACACCGAATGGCACCGCATCACCTGCTTCAACGGACTCGGCAAGACGGTCGCGGAGCATTGCGAAATGGGCATGAAGGTCCTCGTCCATGGCCGCATCCACTACACCAAGTGGATCGGTAGCATGGGGAACGACCGCTACGGCTGCGAGATTATCGCCGAGAAGGTCGACTTCCTGAGCCGCCCGAAGTCGGCCGAGAACGAAAACCCCGAGCTGGTCGACCGCGACGACGAGATCCCGTTCTGA
- a CDS encoding ATP-binding protein produces the protein MTKLALSCILGNALPHGSDMVEVCSLAGPDGLSFELRDNGDALEECQLGVLMSPFQTGLDVNTRKTGSVGLGLPLTKCLVEMQSGELEIDRRDGWTVVTVKLPKWRTEIAAVEPERDS, from the coding sequence ATGACCAAGCTGGCGCTGTCCTGCATCCTCGGAAATGCCCTTCCGCACGGCAGCGATATGGTGGAGGTGTGTTCGCTTGCTGGGCCGGATGGGCTTTCTTTCGAGCTCAGGGACAACGGCGATGCCTTGGAAGAGTGTCAGCTCGGTGTTCTGATGAGCCCGTTCCAGACGGGCTTGGACGTGAATACGCGTAAGACAGGGAGTGTCGGCCTCGGCCTGCCACTTACCAAGTGTCTCGTCGAGATGCAGAGCGGCGAGCTGGAGATCGACCGTCGAGACGGGTGGACCGTGGTTACGGTCAAGCTGCCGAAGTGGCGGACAGAGATTGCCGCGGTTGAACCGGAGAGAGATTCATAG
- a CDS encoding SDR family NAD(P)-dependent oxidoreductase, producing MTLKTFDLLSVYTASKAAVNALTEVMALELAAFGIQSHVVLPGQAPGTAYSSMNLSPVQPRQSLSATSAA from the coding sequence GTGACGCTGAAGACCTTCGACCTGCTGTCGGTCTACACCGCCAGCAAGGCAGCGGTGAACGCGCTCACTGAGGTGATGGCGTTGGAGCTCGCCGCGTTCGGGATACAGAGCCACGTAGTGCTGCCGGGCCAGGCGCCCGGCACCGCCTATTCCTCTATGAATCTCTCTCCGGTTCAACCGCGGCAATCTCTGTCCGCCACTTCGGCAGCTTGA
- a CDS encoding LysR family transcriptional regulator, translating into MQSLSTRHLRVILAIADAGSITAASQDLGVSQPALSASLRQAEEIVGLPLFDRTARRARPTAAGETLIPEARRILSDVDRATDRLRDLAAGRIGQLSIASLPSAVTEIVAPALRRFVSAYPGIRVAVRDALNAEVSRAIRSGEVDLGFGVAGEEERDLSADVVRTDSFIAVLPAGHRLCAQETVSWSDFAAETLVEGAAGSNTRASVRRHLGVEGAGSAIECSFVPTTIGLVRNGLGVSVLSELACRPFARDERITLRPLLPVVERPISILRRGDRPVSPAARLFLEFIEVA; encoded by the coding sequence ATGCAGTCACTCTCCACCCGTCACCTCCGCGTTATCCTCGCCATCGCAGACGCAGGGTCCATCACTGCGGCATCTCAGGACCTGGGCGTCAGCCAGCCTGCACTCAGCGCCTCGCTCCGCCAGGCAGAAGAGATCGTGGGCCTGCCGCTTTTCGATCGGACAGCGCGGCGCGCGCGTCCGACCGCGGCAGGCGAGACGCTGATCCCAGAAGCGCGGCGCATCCTCTCCGATGTCGACCGGGCCACGGACCGGCTGCGGGACCTTGCCGCAGGGCGGATCGGCCAGCTCTCCATTGCCTCTCTGCCCTCGGCCGTGACCGAGATCGTGGCCCCGGCGCTGCGCCGCTTCGTCAGTGCCTATCCCGGCATCCGCGTCGCCGTCCGGGACGCGCTCAACGCCGAGGTCTCTCGGGCGATCCGCTCGGGCGAGGTCGACCTTGGCTTCGGTGTCGCCGGAGAAGAGGAGCGCGACCTCTCTGCCGATGTGGTCCGCACCGACAGCTTCATCGCCGTGCTGCCTGCCGGACACCGGCTCTGCGCGCAGGAGACGGTAAGCTGGTCCGATTTTGCGGCTGAAACACTGGTGGAAGGCGCGGCAGGGTCCAACACGCGCGCCAGCGTCCGGCGGCACCTGGGCGTCGAGGGGGCGGGAAGCGCCATCGAATGCTCCTTCGTGCCGACAACCATCGGGCTCGTCCGGAACGGTCTAGGCGTCAGCGTGCTCTCGGAACTGGCATGCAGACCTTTCGCCAGGGACGAGCGGATCACCCTGAGGCCCCTCCTGCCGGTTGTCGAACGGCCCATCTCGATCCTGAGGCGCGGTGACCGCCCAGTCAGCCCTGCCGCCAGGCTTTTCCTGGAGTTCATTGAGGTCGCGTGA
- a CDS encoding TAXI family TRAP transporter solute-binding subunit, translating to MKPFTRLVAALLCAASSIAAPVAAETQLNMGGSTTTSTFYPYYSSLANGISAANSELNVTVVSPGGFAANSVLMQEGDIDFGGISPDLIADAEAEGYDGFRVLWWTLPAIQNMMATDASGITDLAGFEGRCFHPGMNGSSQQKNMLRVLQALDIKPDLYMSDSTDAISALKNGRCDGQMRATQAPRLDSASAELNLTTPVHPIGYTDEQIEKIRAAMPWMGFYDMPAGVTEGSEPYTVHAVWIGFTATERMEEDMAYQLVKGMLDSTDTQAAALPAIEGVDIAQQTLDVSEYPLHAGAVRAYREAGYEVPARLLPPELQD from the coding sequence ATGAAACCATTTACCCGCCTCGTCGCGGCGCTTCTTTGCGCCGCCAGCTCCATCGCGGCGCCCGTTGCCGCAGAAACCCAGCTCAACATGGGTGGCTCGACGACGACTTCGACCTTCTATCCGTACTACAGTTCCCTGGCGAACGGCATATCGGCCGCCAATTCGGAGCTGAACGTCACTGTGGTCAGCCCGGGCGGCTTCGCCGCAAACTCCGTCCTGATGCAGGAAGGGGACATCGACTTCGGAGGCATCTCGCCCGACCTCATCGCCGATGCGGAAGCCGAGGGCTATGACGGCTTCCGTGTGCTCTGGTGGACGCTTCCGGCGATCCAAAACATGATGGCGACCGACGCCAGCGGGATCACCGACCTAGCCGGCTTCGAGGGCCGCTGCTTCCATCCAGGAATGAACGGGTCGTCGCAGCAGAAGAACATGCTGCGCGTGCTGCAGGCGCTCGATATCAAGCCGGACCTTTACATGTCCGACAGCACCGACGCGATCAGCGCATTGAAAAACGGCCGCTGTGACGGACAGATGCGCGCGACCCAAGCGCCGCGCCTGGACAGCGCATCGGCCGAGTTGAACCTGACGACCCCAGTCCACCCCATCGGCTATACCGACGAGCAGATCGAGAAGATCCGCGCCGCGATGCCCTGGATGGGGTTTTACGACATGCCCGCTGGCGTGACCGAAGGCTCCGAACCCTACACCGTGCACGCGGTCTGGATTGGCTTCACCGCCACCGAAAGGATGGAGGAGGACATGGCCTACCAGCTCGTGAAGGGTATGCTCGATTCGACTGACACCCAGGCTGCTGCGCTCCCGGCAATCGAAGGCGTGGACATCGCCCAGCAGACGCTCGATGTCTCGGAATATCCACTGCATGCCGGAGCCGTCCGAGCCTATCGCGAGGCCGGCTACGAGGTGCCGGCCCGGCTTCTTCCGCCCGAACTTCAAGACTGA